A stretch of the Vitis riparia cultivar Riparia Gloire de Montpellier isolate 1030 chromosome 13, EGFV_Vit.rip_1.0, whole genome shotgun sequence genome encodes the following:
- the LOC117927469 gene encoding tryptophan N-monooxygenase CYP79A68-like, translating to MMMGSSCNSTMSSSFPNPFLFLLSHNSETLELAPLHLHFQILLLLFLFVFAFLILYKLKPKTLITKQMPLLPPGPTSWPLVGNLPELFTKKPVFRWIHGLLEELNTEIACIKLGNVHVIPVISPEIAREFLKKHDAVFASRPITMASHHLSRGFLTTALSPWGEQWKKMRRIITSEVLKPARHMWLLQKRTEEADNLVRFIYNQCKFSSITSHNFTESSAVNVRNAVRQYTGNVVRKMMFSRRYFGEGRKDGGPGLEEEEHVNSLFTTLAYLHAFSPSDYLPCLRVFDLDGHKKMIKEALSIINKHHDPIVDERIIQWSNGEKKEVEDILDVFLTISDTKGKPLLSVEEIKAQLIELMIEIVDNPAHAAEWAMAEMINQPEIMQKAVEEIDRVVGKDRLVQESDIAQLKYVKACAREALRLHPMVPFNVPHVSMADAVVAGYFIPKGSHVLLSRVGLGRNPRVWEEPLKFKPERHMNDEVVDLGEPELRFISFSTGRRGCPGTALGTALTVTLLARLLQCFSWSVPPNQDQIDLTESMTELFLAKPLHAHAKPRLHASMYGN from the exons ATGATGATGGGTAGCAGCTGCAACTCAACCATGTCTTCTTCATTTCCAAATCCATTCCTCTTCCTGCTTTCTCATAATTCTGAAACCTTGGAGCTTGCTCCACTTCATCTTCATTTCCAAATCCTTTTGCTCCTTTTCCTTTTCGTTTTCGCTTTTCTCATCCTCTACAAActcaaacccaaaaccctaatcaCCAAGCAAATGCCACTGCTCCCTCCTGGTCCAACATCATGGCCATTAGTTGGGAACCTGCCTGAATTATTCACAAAAAAGCCGGTATTCCGGTGGATACATGGACTTTTGGAGGAACTCAACACTGAGATTGCATGCATCAAACTGGGCAATGTCCATGTCATTCCAGTGATTTCGCCTGAGATTGCCAGGGAGTTTTTGAAGAAACATGATGCGGTGTTTGCATCCAGACCTATTACAATGGCGTCCCATCACTTGAGCAGAGGGTTCCTGACAACAGCTCTTTCTCCATGGGGAGAGCagtggaagaagatgagaaggATCATCACTTCTGAGGTGCTTAAGCCAGCAAGACATATGTGGCTTCTCCAGAAGAGAACTGAAGAAGCCGACAATCTTGTCCGCTTCATTTATAACCAGTGTAAGTTCTCTAGTATTACTAGCCATAATTTTACGGAATCATCGGCTGTGAATGTGAGAAATGCAGTCAGACAATACACAGGAAATGTGGTTAGGAAGATGATGTTCAGCAGAAGGTACTTTGGGGAAGGAAGGAAAGATGGAGGGCCTGgacttgaagaagaagaacacgTAAACTCCCTCTTTACCACGCTTGCTTACCTACATGCATTCTCTCCATCTGATTACCTTCCATGCCTGAGAGTCTTCGACTTAGATGGCCATAAGAAGATGATAAAAGAGGCTTTGAGCATCATCAACAAGCATCATGATCCGATAGTGGATGAGAGAATAATACAATGGAGCAATGGGGAGAAGAAGGAGGTTGAGGACATACTCGATGTTTTCCTTACAATCAGCGACACAAAGGGAAAACCATTGCTATCAGTAGAAGAGATCAAAGCCCAACTCATA GAACTGATGATTGAAATAGTGGATAATCCAGCGCATGCAGCTGAGTGGGCAATGGCAGAAATGATCAATCAACCCGAGATTATGCAGAAGGCCGTGGAAGAAATCGATAGAGTGGTTGGAAAGGATAGACTTGTTCAAGAATCCGATATCGCGCAGCTCAAATATGTTAAAGCCTGTGCTAGGGAAGCTCTGCGGCTTCACCCCATGGTACCATTCAACGTGCCCCATGTATCCATGGCGGACGCCGTTGTGGCCGGTTACTTCATCCCCAAAGGCAGCCATGTCCTGCTGAGCCGGGTAGGGCTTGGACGGAACCCTAGAGTGTGGGAAGAGCCATTAAAGTTTAAACCAGAGCGGCATATGAATGATGAAGTGGTGGATTTAGGTGAGCCTGAGCTTCGGTTCATTTCATTTAGTACTGGGAGACGCGGGTGTCCTGGAACTGCCTTAGGGACAGCCTTGACAGTTACACTCTTGGCGAGACTCCTTCAATGTTTTTCGTGGAGTGTGCCACCGAACCAGGACCAAATTGACCTCACAGAATCAATGACCGAGCTCTTTCTAGCCAAGCCTCTCCATGCTCATGCAAAACCACGCTTGCATGCTTCCATGTATGGGAATTGA